A genomic window from Populus nigra chromosome 7, ddPopNigr1.1, whole genome shotgun sequence includes:
- the LOC133699196 gene encoding probable LRR receptor-like serine/threonine-protein kinase At3g47570 yields MVFFLFSALKNQEVMASKLLFRCVAVLVLILSSQNALQVLNAAEPGLFTDKQALLSFKSQVVVDPSNTLSSWNDNSSPCNWTRVDCSQVHQRVIGLDLSGLRLTGSISPHIGNLSFLRSLHLQENQFTGVIPDQIGALFRLKVLNMSFNTISGPIPLNITNCLNLQILDLMQNEISGAIPEELSNLKSLEILKLGGNKLWGMIPPFIANISSLLTLDLITNNLGGMIPADLGRLENIKHLDLSINNLTGDVPLSLYNISSLVFLAVASNQLRGQIPIDVGDRLPNLLSFNFCFNKFTGSIPWSLHNVTNMQSVRMSHNLFSGSVPPRLGNIPKLTLYNIGFNQIKSSGDGGLNFLSSFINSSYLKFLAINDNLLEGLIPESIGNLSRSLRNLYLGENQIYGSIPASIRHLSSLALLNISYSHVSGEIPPEIGELTDLQELHLTANKISGRIPDSLGNLQKLNKIDLSANELVGRLPTTFVNFQQLQSMDLSSNRLNGSIPKEIFNLSSLSATLNLSSNQLTGPLPQEIRRLENVAAVDFSHNYLSGSIPDTIGSCKSLEELFIDNNMLSGSIPATLGDVKGLEILDLSSNQISGIIPKTLENLQALLLLNLSFNNLEGPLPKGAFRNLSRIHVEGNLKLCLDLSCWNNEHRQRISTAIYIVIAGIAAAAVCSVIAVLLCVKKRKGEIMPRSDSIKLQHPTISYGELREAAGSFDAGNLIGKGSFGSVYKGELRDATIVAVKVLDSEKYGSWKSFLAECEALKNVRHRNLIKLITSCSSMDNRGLQFLALVYEYMHNGSLEEWIKGSRRRLDGGLLNILERLNVAIDVACAVDYLHHDCEIPVVHCDLKPSNVLVDKDMTAKVGDFGLAKLLADKQSISCTGGLRGSVGYIPPEYGLGLKATTSGDVYSYGVVLLELFTGKSPTHEIFSPDLSLIKWVKSAFPANIEEVVNPELLLSIKDFHHGAQFESPEKQHECLIAILGVGLSCTFESPDQRITMRDSLHKLKKARDTLLKLTLDHKPYLDLEVGIVHRRMKSS; encoded by the exons atggttttcttcctttttagtGCCCTAAAAAACCAGGAAGTTATGGCTTCAAAATTGCTTTTTCGTTGTGTTGCTGTTTTAGTTCTTATATTATCATCCCAAAATGCACTTCAAGTATTGAATGCTGCTGAGCCGGGCCTCTTCACTGACAAGCAAGCTCTACTTTCTTTTAAATCTCAGGTAGTCGTTGATCCTTCAAATACTCTTTCCTCGTGGAACGACAACTCCAGCCCCTGTAACTGGACTCGTGTTGACTGTAGCCAGGTGCATCAAAGAGTCATTGGCCTTGATTTGTCTGGCCTTAGATTAACAGGTTCCATTAGCCCACATATTGGAAACCTATCCTTTCTTCGCTCACTTCATCTACAGGAGAACCAATTTACAGGCGTTATTCCTGATCAAATTGGTGCTCTTTTCCGTTTGAAGGTCCTTAATATGAGCTTTAACACCATCAGTGGCCCCATTCCTTTGAACATAACCAATTGCCTAAATCTCCAGATCCTGGACTTGATGCAAAATGAGATCTCAGGAGCAATTCCTGAGGAACTCAGCAACCTGAAAAGCCTTGAAATCCTCAAGCTGGGTGGAAACAAGCTCTGGGGTATGATTCCACCCTTCATTGCAAACATTTCCTCTCTCCTCACCCTAGATTTAATCACCAATAATCTTGGTGGAATGATCCCTGCCGATTTGGGTCGTCTTGAGAATATAAAACATCTTGACCTTAGTATCAATAATCTCACCGGCGATGTTCCTCTATCCCTGTACAACATTTCTTCTTTGGTTTTCCTCGCTGTTGCTTCAAACCAACTGCGAGGTCAAATTCCAATAGATGTTGGAGATAGACTCCCAAATCTTTTAAGCTTCAATTTTTGCTTTAACAAATTTACTGGTTCAATTCCATGGTCTTTGCATAATGTTACAAACATGCAGAGCGTCCGTATGTCACACAATCTTTTCAGTGGATCAGTGCCACCACGACTTGGAAATATTCCAAAATTGACATTGTACAATATTGGCTTCAATCAGATAAAAAGTTCTGGTGATGGGGGTCtcaattttctctcttctttcattAACAGTAGCTATCTGAAATTTCTTGCCATCAATGACAATCTTCTGGAGGGTCTTATTCCAGAATCCATTGGAAATCTCTCGAGATCTCTTCGAAATTTATACTTGGGAGAGAATCAAATATATGGAAGCATACCTGCCTCAATCAGACATCTTAGCAGCTTGGCTTTGCTAAATATAAGCTATAGTCATGTTTCTGGTGAAATTCCACCAGAAATTGGCGAGCTTACAGATCTGCAGGAGTTGCATTTGACTGCAAATAAGATATCGGGCAGAATTCCGGACTCTCTTGGAAACCtccaaaaacttaataaaattgaTCTATCTGCCAATGAGTTGGTTGGAAGACTGCCCACAACTTTTGTTAATTTCCAGCAATTGCAGTCCATGGACCTATCTAGCAACAGGCTCAACGGAAGCATAccaaaagaaattttcaatctCTCCAGTTTGAGTGCAACTCTGAACCTGTCCAGTAACCAGCTAACAGGTCCTTTGCCTCAAGAGATCCGGAGGCTCGAAAATGTTGCAGCTGTTGATTTTTCTCACAATTATTTGTCTGGAAGCATCCCAGATACAATTGGAAGCTGTAAGAGTTTGGAGGAGTTATTCATAGACAACAATATGCTCTCTGGTTCCATTCCGGCTACTCTAGGAGATGTGAAGGGTTTGGAAATCCTTGACCTCTCTTCGAACCAAATATCAGGCATAATACCCAAAACTCTTGAAAACTTGCAGGCCCTTCTCTTGTTGAACCTCTCATTCAACAACCTTGAGGGACCTCTTCCCAAGGGAGCCTTTAGAAATCTTTCTAGAATTCATGTGGAAGGGAATTTGAAGCTTTGCTTGGATTTATCTTGTTGGAACAATGAACATCGTCAAAGAATATCCACTGCAATTTATATTGTCATTGCCGGTATAGCCGCAGCTGCAGTATGCTCAGTGATAGCAGTTTTGCTGTgcgtaaaaaaaagaaaaggagaaattatGCCGAGGTCAGACTCAATTAAGCTGCAGCATCCCACAATCTCTTACGGAGAACTTCGTGAGGCAGCTGGGAGTTTTGACGCTGGAAATCTGATAGGGAAGGGCAGTTTTGGGTCAGTTTACAAAGGTGAACTTAGGGATGCGACTATTGTGGCAGTTAAGGTGCTTGACAGCGAGAAGTATGGATCCTGGAAAAGTTTCTTGGCTGAGTGCGAGGCTTTGAAGAATGTAAGGCATCGGAATCTCATTAAACTCATCACCTCATGCTCAAGTATGGATAATAGGGGTTTACAATTTCTGGCTTTGGTTTATGAGTACATGCATAATGGGAGCTTGGAAGAATGGATTAAAGGAAGTAGAAGGCGATTAGATGGAGGCTTGTTGAATATTTTGGAGAGGTTAAATGTGGCAATCGATGTTGCTTGTGCTGTGGATTACCTGCACCATGACTGTGAAATTCCAGTAGTTCACTGTGATTTGAAACCAAGTAATGTGCTTGTTGACAAAGACATGACTGCAAAGGTGGGAGACTTTGGTTTGGCAAAATTGCTGGCTGATAAACAGTCAATAAGTTGCACAGGTGGCCTCAGGGGCTCTGTAGGATACATTCCTCCAG AATATGGTTTAGGATTGAAAGCAACAACTTCGGGAGATGTATACAGCTATGGAGTTGTGCTGCTAGAGCTGTTCACCGGGAAGAGCCCAACACATGAAATCTTTTCTCCAGATTTAAGCCTTATCAAGTGGGTGAAGTCAGCTTTCCCTGCCAACATAGAAGAAGTAGTGAACCCTGAGCTACTCTTATCAATCAAAGATTTTCACCATGGCGCTCAATTCGAGAGCCCTGAAAAACAGCATGAATGCTTGATTGCTATCCTTGGCGTCGGGCTATCCTGCACTTTTGAATCTCCTGATCAGCGAATTACCATGAGGGACTCTCTTCACAAGCTGAAAAAGGCTAGAGACACCCTTCTCAAACTAACGCTTGACCACAAACCATATCTTGACTTGGAAGTTGGAATTGTTCATCGCCGCATGAAGAGTTCATAG